A genome region from Ligilactobacillus cholophilus includes the following:
- a CDS encoding Cof-type HAD-IIB family hydrolase — protein sequence MAIKLIATDIDGTLVNDERKITSFTRKVLKQARAKGVYVVLCTGRPVSGIQNYIEQLELNTTDDFAITFNGAQIQNIGTNEVIARNEISIPDCIELANLSHQLGIKAQIVTADSDLYVFDQDISRYSVKDAFYTNMELHYREISQLSVKATKFMWADEPNKISKTIKQIPQEIKSKYYIVRSEPFFLEFTSPQATKGHAVIELAQKLGIKQNEIMTVGDENNDLTMLEAVKHSVAMGNGNEKVKQVASYITDDNNHDGLGKAVEKFVL from the coding sequence ATGGCAATCAAATTAATTGCTACTGATATTGATGGAACTTTGGTAAATGATGAACGTAAAATTACATCATTTACAAGGAAAGTATTAAAACAAGCTCGAGCTAAAGGAGTTTATGTTGTTTTATGTACAGGACGACCTGTTTCAGGTATTCAAAATTATATTGAACAATTAGAATTAAATACTACTGATGATTTTGCAATTACCTTTAATGGGGCGCAGATTCAAAATATAGGAACAAATGAAGTGATTGCACGTAATGAGATTTCGATACCGGATTGTATTGAATTAGCAAATTTAAGTCATCAATTAGGAATTAAAGCTCAAATAGTAACTGCTGATTCTGACCTATATGTTTTTGATCAAGATATTAGTCGTTATTCAGTGAAAGATGCTTTCTATACTAACATGGAATTGCATTATCGTGAGATATCACAATTATCAGTCAAAGCAACTAAATTTATGTGGGCTGATGAACCTAATAAAATTTCAAAGACAATAAAACAAATTCCGCAAGAAATTAAGTCAAAATATTATATTGTAAGAAGTGAGCCATTTTTCCTTGAATTTACTTCTCCCCAAGCCACTAAAGGACATGCTGTAATTGAACTTGCTCAAAAGTTAGGGATTAAGCAAAATGAAATAATGACTGTTGGTGATGAAAATAATGATTTAACCATGTTAGAGGCTGTTAAACATAGTGTTGCAATGGGAAATGGAAATGAAAAGGTAAAACAAGTTGCTTCATATATTACTGATGACAATAATCATGATGGCCTTGGAAAAGCAGTAGAAAAATTTGTTTTATGA
- a CDS encoding DeoR/GlpR family DNA-binding transcription regulator, with protein sequence MLAEERQQIILEMLRSNRVVEVQEFCKRTHGSESSVRRDLKTLEEQGLLERVHGGAKINYALQNEPDMFGKASQNPDAKRAIGQQAATHVNPNDVIFLDAGTSTLAMVDYLPQNQGITVVTNGILHASALAERHIRSIIIGGHLKETTKAIVGVSALSQLNKLRFNKAFLGMNGVDISDGYTTPDPEEAAIKECAMQKAQYSYVLADSSKLNEVSFVQVAPLKMATLIVEKISAALLHSFMKETTVEEVKR encoded by the coding sequence ATGCTTGCAGAAGAACGACAACAAATTATTTTAGAGATGTTGAGATCAAATCGAGTTGTTGAAGTTCAAGAATTTTGCAAACGCACCCACGGATCTGAATCTTCAGTTCGGCGTGATTTAAAGACGTTAGAAGAACAAGGACTTCTTGAACGGGTGCATGGAGGAGCAAAGATTAATTATGCCTTACAAAATGAACCTGATATGTTTGGAAAAGCTTCACAGAATCCAGATGCTAAACGAGCAATTGGGCAACAGGCGGCTACACATGTTAATCCAAATGATGTAATTTTTTTGGATGCAGGTACAAGTACATTGGCAATGGTTGATTATTTGCCACAAAACCAGGGGATTACAGTAGTAACAAATGGAATTTTACATGCCTCAGCACTTGCTGAGAGGCATATTCGATCAATAATCATTGGTGGACATTTGAAAGAAACAACTAAAGCGATTGTTGGAGTCAGTGCACTTTCTCAATTAAACAAATTACGTTTTAATAAAGCTTTTCTAGGGATGAACGGAGTTGATATTTCTGATGGATATACTACTCCTGATCCTGAAGAGGCAGCTATTAAAGAATGTGCAATGCAGAAGGCTCAGTATTCATATGTTTTAGCAGATTCATCGAAATTAAATGAAGTTTCATTTGTGCAAGTAGCTCCTTTAAAAATGGCTACTCTGATTGTTGAAAAAATATCTGCAGCATTACTTCATTCATTTATGAAAGAAACAACTGTTGAGGAGGTCAAAAGATGA